Sequence from the candidate division WOR-3 bacterium genome:
GAAGCGCTGGCGCCCTGGCGAGATGCGCTGGCGCTGGTGTGTAGCTGGGCTGCTACATGCCGAGCAGCACTTCCGGTGCGTAGATGGCTACCGGCACATCCCCGCATTGCTGAGTGCACTGGAACGGCCCGCGTCACCGAAAGAAATTGACGCAACAGAGAGAGTTGCCTAAAGTGATGTGGGAGCCGCTAGGAATTTCAACTAACCGAGGGACATGCTCCTACCAGTCTGCGGACTATAAAGAAGAGCAGCTCCGCGCCGAGTTCCTGAACCACTTCTTCTCCGCCCTCTGCTGTCGGAAGTTGACTATACCGGTCGCAGTCCTATAGTAACAAGCCGTGCGACACAAAGTGCGCGATGCCAAAGCGATGGGGCTGGCCGTCGGTCCGAGAGAGAAACTCGAGCTATTCGGCGCTGAGTCCCTGAGCGAAGACGAACTCGTCGCGATTCTCCTTCGCACCGGTACGCGCGGTGTGCCAGTAACCGAGTTGGCAAAGAAGGTCCTGACGGAGGCGGGCGGTGTTCATGGCTTGGAGAATGCCACGGTGACACAGCTTTCAGGCACCACTGGCATTGGCAGAGCCAAGGCGACTCTAATCAAAGCTGCGTTTGAGTTGGCCCGCAGGAATGGGGCGACAGGGACGTCTACGTCTGCGGGAAAGAAGCCTCTTGGTTCACGTCGCCGCGGAGAGAGGCTCATACCCTTTGGCTGGTACGGTGGCAAGTACAGCCATCTGGATTGGTTGTTGCCGCTCCTTCCTGAGTGCACCCACTACTGCGAGCCGTTCGGCGGTTCAGCGGCCGTGCTGCTCAATCGCAAGCCGGCGCCTGTCGAGACGTACAATGATCTAGATGGAGAAGTGGCCAACTTCTTCAGAGTCCTGCGCGACAAGCCGGCGGAACTCATGCGTGCGATAGGTCTCACGCCTTTTGCCCGAGAGGAGTTCAGGCAAGCAGTGGACACTCACGCCAGACGGACCAGCGACCTCCAAAGGGCGCGGCTCTTCTTCGTCCGCGCAAGGCAGGTCAGGACGGGTCTTGCCCAGACGGCGAGTATCGGTCGATGGGCAAACTGCCTGCTCACGAGCCGGGCCGGAATGTCGGGAGTGATATCGCGTTGGTTGGGTAGCGTCGAGGGTCTAGCCGAGGTTGCCCAGAGGCTCATTCGAGTGCAGATCGAGAACGATGGCGCACTTGCCGTCATCGGACGCTACGACAGTAAGGAAACGTTGTTCTACTGTGACCCGCCGTATCCGCATGAGTCGCGAGGCGATGCCAAGGCCTACGGCTACGAGATGACGGACGACGAACACCGCAAGTTGAGCGTGCTGCTGCACTCCGCCAAAGGCAAGGTCGCGTTGTCAGGATACGCATGCAGGCTGCAAGACGAGCTGTACCACGATTGGAAGAGGCACGAGGCTCCAGCTAAGGTGTGCCACTCGGTGAAGCAACTGCGTTCAGAGGTGCTGTGGACGAACTACTAGTTGTGGGAGGCACCAATGGCGATCGACTACGCCAAAGCTCGTAGGCTGCTGGACGCGGCACTGCCGAAAGCCGAGGCAGCCCTACTGCAGAAGTCCCCTCCTGATATTGGCGATGACATTAAGGCTGATTTCGATGTCGTCTTCAGTTCAAAGACGCAGTCCTACCGCGAGGTCCTTCTGGGATGTACCCTCGCGCGAGCATTGGATCGTAGCATCGACATAACCCTGCCGTACGTAGCACACGGCGAACACGCCTTCAATGGACGCACCTTGGACAAGGAGGTCGTCAACTCGTTCCTCCACGACAACAGAATGCCAAGTTCGACGGGGCCCTATCTGAACGTTTTCCGCCGACAGGTCCGTTTTGACTCGAATACGCGAGCCGGACTGAAGGACAAGAGCGGCTACGACGTTCTTCTTCGGCTCATGAAGACCCTCGTCGCAATCAGTGACAAGAAGGGAGTCTTGGACTTCCTTGTTTATCAGGTCTACAGATTCGGTCTGCTGCGCGAGGAGGCAGATGTACCCGTGTCGCGCGTTCATCGTGTCAGCTTGGAGCAGTACAAGACTCTGATATACGACATGATGGATACACCAAGCGAGGGGAGATTCCCAGTCTTCCTTGTGGCCGCGGCATTCGAGGCTATCAAGGAGTACCTAAACCTCGACTGGGAGATTTCGGTGCAGGGCATCAATGTAGCCGACAGTCAGTCCGGTGCGTGGGGAGACATTGCGGTACGGAGTGGTGACCGCGTCGTCCTCGCGGCCGAGGTGACCGAACGGCAGGTCGACAGGAATAGGGTCGTCACGACATTCAACACGAAGATCGCCTCGACGGGCTTGGAGGACTACCTCTTCTTCGTCAGCTCAGAGCGACTTGCGGAGGACGCGAAGCTTCAGGCACAGCGGTACTTCTCGCAGGGACACGACGTGAACTTCCTGGAAATCCGTCAGTGGATATACATGGTTCTGGCGACAATCGGTTCAAGGGGACGTCAGGCGTATGGCAAGTTCCTGCTGGCACACATTGAGGCAGAGAGTACGCCGAGCACGTTGAAAGTGCGCTGGAACGACATCCTCGCTCGTCTTCTCTCGCCCTAGTCCAGTCGGCTTTTGACAGCACGGAGAAACGATGGACACTTCCCGTATCTCCGAGCGATGTCAAGACGCGGCATGACAAGATGGTCGAACTAGTGGAGCGGATGCTCGTCCTACACAAGCAGTTGCCCAATGCCAAAACCCCGCACGAGCAAGAATCCCTCGGACGTACGATAGAAGCATCGGATATGCATATCAACGCGCTGGTGTGCAAGTTGTGCGGATTAACGGAGGACGAGGTTCGGATTGTCGGAGGAGGTTCCCAATGAGCGAAACCGCATCCGTCACCTTTCGGAGCCTGATTACAGGTTCTTCGACCGCGGTTCTCCCCTTCTAATGGCCGCGTCAATGACCTTCAATCTTACTTGACCACACATGTCAGACACATAGACTTGCATTGATGGCGGACCCGCATCTGAATCTCTTCTACTCCTATAACCGCAGTCCTGAGTCGGAGCTCATTGAGGACAACCTTACGCGAGCCTTCATCCAAGTGCTTCGTGCCCTCTCCGCCGAAGCGCGCGGCTGGTTCCTTGATCAGCTGTTCAAGGATCAAGACAACGGCCTGAGCGAGTGTGACTTCACGCGAGCCGAGTTCGCGCTGCAAGACCACATGACCAAGCCGGCCCACGAGTTCGAGGTCAAGAGAATCGTCACCCTGTCCACACGAGTTCCTGAGACCGAAGAGATCAAGCCTGAGGAGCAACCGTCTGGCGGGTCTCGGCCGGACGCCTGGATATATGACAGTAACGAAAGGGAGCGGTCCTACTGCCTGCTGATCGAGTGCAAACGCGGAGACAACCCGATTGACCCGGCCCAACTGAAACGGCACACGCAGGAGTGGTTCCACGCCCCACTGAAAGAGATCGTACAGACCCCGCTGAAGTGGAATGACGTGCTTGAAGCAATTGAAGCGGCCAAGAACCCGCCCTCCAGACTCAACGGGCAGGAACTACACATCGTAGGTCAACTTGAGCAGTTCCTGGGGTTCTTTGGCTACCGGGTGTTCAAGGGGTTTGGCTTCGCAGGACTGAGACGAGTACCCGACTTCAGACTGGCGTGCGCAAGAGCGAGGTCTTCTGAACACGGTGGGCTGTTCCATTTTGCTGAGCTGGGACCTCCTCTGGACTTCCGGCTCAGGAATGCCGCGGCGAGTTCAGCAACAGAGAAGGACCGACTATACTGCTTCAAGGCACTCGGTGCTGCACCAGCGTTCAGGCTATGCACCAGAAAAGGAGACGAACATGGATGCTAAGACGGCGAAGGGTTTTTTCGACAACCAAGAGTGGTTCAACCTGTTCTTCGAACAGCTGTCTGGATTGTACGATAGTCTCGGCAAGGCGCTGGCGGAGCTAGAGTTGGAGGAGTCAGCAAAACGCTGGTACTACAAGAATACGGAGCAACCTTCAGTCCCGGACAAGTTCATGGCCTTCTATGCCGACGGCGCCTCGCGGCAGTTGGCTGCCGTGGCGCTACTCGCAGAGCCAAAGAGCGAGAAGCTGCAAGTGAAGGAACCTGCACTGGCCATCATCGCGCATGATGCAGGAAGTGATGCTACCCACGGGGTGGCTATGAACGTGCTGAATGGCCAGAAGATCAGGAGATGTGAGCAAGACAACGATGGCATCACGTTCCACGGTGAGCTGACGTGGGATGTGCGCTTCCGAGGATTCTTCGTACCGCTGGATGCCTTCAGCGAGGGCAACTGCAGCGACTTGGACGCGGCGGTACGTGAGAAGATCGCTGGGCCGCTGCAGGAGATGCTGGGCAAGCACTTCTCGAAGCCCGGTAAGAAGTCAAAGTCGGGGGCATGAACTCCTCCGTACGCGCGTATGTTGACATCGAGACCACTGGGCTGAACCGGTATCAGTACGACCTGACTGTTGTCGGCATCTGCCTTGAGCTGGGGCGGAGCCGCAAGGTGTTTCAGTTCTACGACGCGACTCTGACTCGCAAAAACGTCCTTGAAGCTGTGAAGCATGCAGACGTGCTCTACACCTTCAACGGAGAGCGGTTCGACCTGCCGTTCATTGGACATCATCTTGGACTTGATCTGGCCAAGCATTTGGAGCACCGTGACCTTATGTATCACTGCTGGGACCGCGGTCTTCGAGGTGGACAGAAGTCTATCGAGCGCCAGCTCGGTATCGGTCGCAAGACCGCCGGTCTCGATGGTGCCGATGCTGTAGACCTGTGGTTTGACTACAGGGAAGGCGGCAGCAGACGCGCTCTCAGTAAGCTACTCAGATACAATGCAGAGGACGTCACCAACCTGGCGCGCATCCGGAGCAAGCTCGTCCTCTGATCGCCTGCCTCCTCGGCGTCGAACGGCACTCACAGCAAGTGATTATCGACACGGCCCAAGTCATTTTGGATTTACGATTTTGGATTGCCGACCACGTCGGCGGAGTCGTACATCGTTGATTCGTTCATCGTGTACGCAGCCGGCGGCGAGCGAATCTCACTCGCGGCAAACGAGGAACGTTGTACGCACTGTCAGGCAGGGACCATTGAGGCCAATCCGCCGAACCGCCGAGAGGGAGCGGTGAGCCGTTGTCTCTGAGAGTCCGGCCGATGGTCGCCGGAGACGACGACGCGGTCTACGTCGATATCTACAACCGGGTCGCCGCCGGACTGCCGGAGCAGTCCCCGACTTCTCCGGCCGAGCTTGAGTTCCAGCGCTCGATGCCGTACTACGACCCGCACGGGCGGTTCGTCGCCGAGCTTGCGGGCTGCGCGGTCGGGCTCGGGTTCGGCACTATCAACCCGCTGGATCCGGCACGCATCGGCTGGCTGAACGTCAAGGTGCTGCCCGAGCTACGCCGCCGGCGGGTCGGCACCGGCCTGGCCGAAGCCGCGCTCGCGAGCCTGCGCCAGCGCGGCGCGCAGAAGCTGTGGTCGGGCGCGTGGGAGGAGAGCAGCGCCGGCACCGCATTTCTCCG
This genomic interval carries:
- a CDS encoding DNA adenine methylase, coding for MGLAVGPREKLELFGAESLSEDELVAILLRTGTRGVPVTELAKKVLTEAGGVHGLENATVTQLSGTTGIGRAKATLIKAAFELARRNGATGTSTSAGKKPLGSRRRGERLIPFGWYGGKYSHLDWLLPLLPECTHYCEPFGGSAAVLLNRKPAPVETYNDLDGEVANFFRVLRDKPAELMRAIGLTPFAREEFRQAVDTHARRTSDLQRARLFFVRARQVRTGLAQTASIGRWANCLLTSRAGMSGVISRWLGSVEGLAEVAQRLIRVQIENDGALAVIGRYDSKETLFYCDPPYPHESRGDAKAYGYEMTDDEHRKLSVLLHSAKGKVALSGYACRLQDELYHDWKRHEAPAKVCHSVKQLRSEVLWTNY
- a CDS encoding exonuclease → MNSSVRAYVDIETTGLNRYQYDLTVVGICLELGRSRKVFQFYDATLTRKNVLEAVKHADVLYTFNGERFDLPFIGHHLGLDLAKHLEHRDLMYHCWDRGLRGGQKSIERQLGIGRKTAGLDGADAVDLWFDYREGGSRRALSKLLRYNAEDVTNLARIRSKLVL
- a CDS encoding restriction endonuclease, SacI family, with the protein product MAIDYAKARRLLDAALPKAEAALLQKSPPDIGDDIKADFDVVFSSKTQSYREVLLGCTLARALDRSIDITLPYVAHGEHAFNGRTLDKEVVNSFLHDNRMPSSTGPYLNVFRRQVRFDSNTRAGLKDKSGYDVLLRLMKTLVAISDKKGVLDFLVYQVYRFGLLREEADVPVSRVHRVSLEQYKTLIYDMMDTPSEGRFPVFLVAAAFEAIKEYLNLDWEISVQGINVADSQSGAWGDIAVRSGDRVVLAAEVTERQVDRNRVVTTFNTKIASTGLEDYLFFVSSERLAEDAKLQAQRYFSQGHDVNFLEIRQWIYMVLATIGSRGRQAYGKFLLAHIEAESTPSTLKVRWNDILARLLSP